A single genomic interval of Deltaproteobacteria bacterium harbors:
- a CDS encoding nitroreductase family protein, which produces MDFFELLKERRSVRDYEAKEVPLELVKEIINDSIKAPNAGNMQLWRFIIVNNKDWIKKLSDANKKAILKDIEENPSSGYKGYEALIRNDSYNVFYNAPCLVYIVGIAKAPTIPVDCALLASYFMLSAAARGLGTCWVAQGAELKDPEILQELGLPDNYKIIAPIILGYPRSIPSMPERKEPKILKVIS; this is translated from the coding sequence ATGGATTTTTTTGAACTATTGAAGGAGAGAAGAAGCGTTCGGGATTATGAGGCCAAAGAGGTGCCTCTCGAACTTGTCAAGGAGATAATCAACGACAGCATTAAGGCCCCGAACGCCGGTAATATGCAGCTCTGGCGTTTCATCATCGTCAATAACAAGGACTGGATAAAAAAGCTTTCAGATGCAAATAAAAAGGCCATCCTGAAGGACATCGAGGAAAATCCCTCTTCAGGATATAAAGGTTATGAAGCGCTGATTAGAAATGATAGCTATAATGTATTCTATAATGCCCCCTGCCTGGTCTATATCGTCGGCATTGCCAAGGCCCCGACCATTCCTGTGGACTGTGCTCTTTTGGCCAGCTATTTTATGCTCTCAGCCGCGGCAAGAGGTTTGGGCACCTGTTGGGTAGCGCAGGGGGCAGAGCTTAAGGATCCCGAAATCCTCCAGGAACTGGGACTGCCAGACAATTACAAGATTATCGCCCCGATTATACTCGGCTATCCCAGGAGCATTCCTTCTATGCCCGAAAGAAAAGAGCCCAAGATTCTCAAGGTTATTAGTTAA
- a CDS encoding FAD-dependent oxidoreductase yields MTFQEDVLVIGGGVIGVSAAYYLARQGQQVTLVEADEICGGASYGNAGFILPSHIIPLSAPGALGQGLKWLLDPESPFHIKPRFSLELISWLWKFRAACQWDRVRRSMHLLRDLSRLSVELYNELAALEGLSFGYQEKGLLKLYNTGRGFQEAHTEADLMREFGIECEILTFPEIRNIELNILPSVIGGLYFPKDAHLIPADFVVQLSRVIKNMGVDIQTSTEVLRFEAASARILTVNTTQGEFQPKQVVLASGAWSPDLVRNLGIQLPIQPAKGYSLTFERSETSPSVPLLLTEAAVAVSPLGEMVRFAGTLELAGRDQSINQRRVKAIMNRASKYLPVTEDLPPVEIWRGFRPCLPDGLPIIGRSSKYKNLILATGHATIGMALGPVTGKLVSQLAADEPPEINLAGL; encoded by the coding sequence ATGACATTTCAGGAAGACGTTCTTGTGATCGGTGGCGGGGTGATTGGTGTGTCCGCGGCCTATTACCTTGCCCGGCAGGGTCAGCAGGTAACACTGGTCGAGGCAGATGAAATTTGTGGCGGGGCCTCATATGGCAATGCCGGATTCATCCTGCCCAGCCATATTATACCGCTGTCCGCCCCGGGAGCGCTGGGTCAAGGACTTAAATGGCTCCTGGACCCGGAAAGCCCTTTCCACATCAAGCCGCGTTTCAGCCTCGAACTCATTTCATGGCTCTGGAAATTTCGCGCCGCCTGTCAGTGGGACCGGGTACGCCGCTCCATGCACCTGCTTCGCGACCTGAGCCGCCTGAGTGTGGAGCTTTACAATGAACTGGCCGCGCTCGAAGGTTTGAGCTTCGGTTATCAAGAAAAAGGTCTTCTTAAGCTTTATAATACCGGCCGGGGTTTTCAGGAGGCCCATACTGAAGCGGATCTGATGCGAGAGTTTGGAATCGAATGTGAAATATTAACCTTTCCTGAGATCAGGAATATTGAGCTTAATATCCTGCCCAGTGTCATCGGCGGGCTCTATTTCCCCAAGGATGCTCACCTGATCCCGGCCGATTTCGTGGTTCAGCTTAGCCGGGTCATAAAAAACATGGGAGTTGATATCCAAACCTCGACCGAAGTGCTGAGGTTTGAGGCTGCTTCTGCCAGGATTTTGACGGTTAATACAACACAGGGAGAATTTCAGCCGAAACAGGTCGTCCTGGCCAGCGGGGCCTGGTCGCCTGACCTGGTAAGAAACCTGGGAATCCAGCTGCCTATTCAACCTGCTAAGGGGTATAGCCTGACTTTTGAGCGATCCGAGACTTCACCGTCTGTCCCGCTCCTGCTTACTGAGGCCGCAGTGGCTGTTTCTCCTCTGGGCGAGATGGTTCGCTTTGCCGGAACGCTTGAACTGGCCGGTCGTGATCAGTCCATCAACCAGCGGCGAGTCAAGGCGATTATGAACCGGGCCAGCAAATACCTTCCTGTTACCGAGGACCTGCCGCCAGTCGAAATCTGGCGCGGTTTTCGTCCCTGCCTGCCTGACGGCCTGCCAATCATCGGACGCTCCAGCAAGTATAAAAACCTGATCCTGGCGACCGGGCATGCAACGATAGGGATGGCCCTGGGACCGGTAACAGGAAAGCTGGTTTCACAACTGGCTGCTGATGAACCCCCTGAGATCAACCTGGCCGGGCTC